In the genome of Porphyrobacter sp. ULC335, one region contains:
- a CDS encoding glutathione S-transferase family protein, whose product MTTLHSSLGPNPRLVRMFMVEKGLEEGRDFTRVHYDIITGQNRQDAGYVAKNPQGTTPTLELDDGTCLTESWPICEYIEELHPTPNLFGETPVERATVRKWARLFDQEVVVPMTMGFRAGLGRPMFEPRMAVVSPEAGAELSAMSDAKWRMFDGYLGSSNHIALGRFTFADLLIFAFANFGFTVGWKLPEGTDNLARFVATHNQRPCAAIWTQAE is encoded by the coding sequence ATGACCACGCTCCATTCCAGCCTCGGCCCCAATCCGCGTCTTGTGCGGATGTTCATGGTTGAAAAGGGCCTTGAGGAAGGGCGCGATTTCACCCGCGTGCATTACGACATCATCACCGGCCAGAACCGGCAGGATGCGGGCTATGTGGCGAAGAACCCGCAGGGCACCACGCCGACGCTGGAACTGGATGACGGCACCTGCCTCACCGAAAGCTGGCCGATCTGCGAATATATCGAGGAACTGCACCCCACCCCCAACCTGTTCGGCGAGACCCCGGTCGAGAGGGCGACAGTGCGCAAATGGGCGCGGCTGTTCGATCAGGAGGTGGTCGTGCCGATGACCATGGGCTTCCGCGCAGGTCTGGGCCGCCCGATGTTCGAACCGCGCATGGCGGTGGTCTCTCCCGAAGCTGGCGCCGAGCTCTCAGCGATGTCGGACGCAAAGTGGCGGATGTTCGATGGCTACCTCGGCAGCAGCAACCACATCGCGCTGGGCCGCTTCACCTTTGCCGATCTGCTGATCTTCGCCTTCGCCAATTTCGGTTTCACGGTGGGGTGGAAGCTGCCCGAGGGGACGGACAACCTCGCCCGCTTCGTGGCGACACATAACCAGCGCCCCTGCGCCGCGATCTGGACGCAGGCGGAGTAA
- a CDS encoding SDR family oxidoreductase — translation MALITVIGASGRQGLAQIRQALAAGYDVRAISRRPDALEGAPVEGIEKVEVRPMDLYDTSTFAAALEGSDYIFYTHPLQARADRAYLVGEVGKVAAHLNVKRVVWNTSSWIPDKPGDAFTYAGNTAGINALWRSGAPGTVFGSVLFMDNLLTNWARPFIVNEGRYVYPHNPALEANWISLDDVARFMLASLERPDMEGAWLNIGGPERMVGKQVTQCLSEALGKEIKYDPCTPAEFGRYLVEAAGDGMPAEAREEFAKGIEAFYEYNNNAPTRPFAVDMDHVYERFPELDGKLETMGEWTKKQEWGESNYRPAFG, via the coding sequence GCGCAGATACGTCAGGCGCTGGCTGCAGGCTATGATGTGCGCGCGATCTCGCGCCGCCCCGATGCGCTGGAGGGCGCGCCGGTAGAGGGGATCGAGAAGGTCGAAGTGCGGCCGATGGACCTGTACGATACCAGCACCTTCGCCGCCGCGCTCGAAGGCTCGGACTACATCTTCTACACCCACCCGCTGCAAGCCCGCGCCGATCGCGCCTATCTGGTCGGTGAGGTCGGCAAGGTTGCCGCGCATCTGAACGTGAAGCGCGTGGTGTGGAACACTTCGAGCTGGATTCCCGACAAGCCCGGCGATGCCTTCACCTATGCCGGCAACACGGCCGGGATCAACGCCCTGTGGCGCAGCGGCGCGCCGGGGACGGTGTTCGGCAGCGTGCTGTTCATGGACAACCTGCTGACCAACTGGGCGCGGCCCTTCATCGTCAATGAAGGGCGCTATGTGTACCCGCACAACCCGGCGCTGGAGGCGAACTGGATCAGCCTTGATGACGTCGCGCGGTTCATGCTCGCCAGTCTCGAACGTCCCGACATGGAAGGCGCGTGGCTGAACATCGGCGGGCCGGAGCGGATGGTCGGCAAGCAGGTGACGCAGTGCCTTTCCGAAGCGCTGGGCAAGGAGATCAAGTACGATCCCTGCACCCCGGCCGAATTCGGGCGCTATCTGGTCGAAGCGGCCGGCGACGGCATGCCCGCCGAGGCGCGCGAAGAGTTCGCCAAGGGGATCGAAGCATTCTACGAATACAACAACAACGCCCCCACCCGGCCCTTCGCGGTCGACATGGACCACGTCTACGAACGCTTCCCCGAGCTTGACGGCAAGCTTGAGACGATGGGCGAATGGACCAAGAAGCAGGAATGGGGCGAAAGCAATTATCGCCCGGCATTCGGGTAA
- a CDS encoding SDR family NAD(P)-dependent oxidoreductase, whose translation MPDLKGKVAIVTGCASGIGAATVRRLVSDGAQVLGTDLDAARGAALCAEAGALFAVQDVSDRALWPQIVARAVEAFGRLDILVNNAGMVSGAGIGDLDDEAMFAAWDTVLAVNLTGTMAGCRAAIAAMRANPGGAKGAIVNIASTTAIAPLPTDVGYSASKGAVRVLSKSVATWCAQHGLAIRCNTVIPGATMTGILAAAEVQTPGLIAAVAKTSPLNRLADPSETAAAIAFLASDECPFMTGAEMLVDGAAMAIHPGF comes from the coding sequence ATGCCTGACCTCAAGGGCAAGGTCGCGATCGTCACCGGCTGCGCAAGCGGGATCGGTGCGGCAACCGTGCGGCGCTTGGTTTCCGACGGAGCGCAGGTGCTCGGCACCGATCTTGACGCGGCGCGCGGCGCGGCCCTTTGCGCCGAGGCAGGCGCGTTGTTCGCGGTGCAGGATGTGTCAGACCGCGCCCTGTGGCCGCAGATCGTCGCCCGCGCGGTCGAGGCCTTCGGGCGGCTCGACATACTGGTCAACAATGCCGGGATGGTCTCGGGCGCGGGCATCGGCGATCTGGATGACGAGGCGATGTTCGCCGCGTGGGACACGGTGCTGGCCGTGAACCTGACCGGCACGATGGCGGGCTGCCGCGCGGCGATTGCGGCGATGCGGGCAAACCCCGGCGGCGCGAAAGGCGCGATCGTCAACATCGCCTCGACCACCGCGATTGCTCCGCTGCCCACAGATGTCGGCTATTCGGCGAGCAAGGGCGCGGTGCGCGTGCTGTCGAAATCGGTGGCGACATGGTGCGCGCAACATGGCCTCGCCATCCGCTGCAATACCGTGATCCCGGGCGCGACGATGACCGGGATACTCGCCGCCGCAGAGGTGCAGACCCCCGGCCTGATCGCGGCGGTGGCGAAGACCTCACCGCTGAACCGCCTTGCCGATCCGTCCGAGACAGCGGCGGCGATTGCCTTCCTCGCCAGCGACGAATGCCCGTTCATGACCGGCGCGGAGATGCTGGTCGATGGCGCGGCGATGGCGATCCATCCCGGTTTTTAG
- a CDS encoding aromatic ring-hydroxylating oxygenase subunit alpha yields the protein MSRETLVAMTRNLVAHGAADTMEYADDVVRVPASAYTDQALFELEKKQIFRRLPLLVAPSCELPNPGDFKAMDICGVPLLLSRQKDGSMGAFLNMCTHRGNPLAAGCGNASRFTCGYHGWTFKATGDLIGVADAKDFGSIDKSQHCLTKFPVYENAGLIWVTLDPQSRLSIPDYLCGYDDLLKAFEFEGWTLFAQRTLPGPNWKTAYDGYLDFYHLPVLHKDTFGADFYNRANYFAFGPHQRLSTPSQFAIKVQGDDDGQMDLAKMSDDELPQEVLVQGVWTIFPHISIASFYGGGQRGAMISQLFPGAAVGESYTTQFYVMENQPETPEQVQAAHDQFNFLEIVVRDEDYATGKRQQQALASGLMKEVLFGRNEKGGQVFHGWVERLVAASDDDLVDIFAAEHRQAAE from the coding sequence ATGTCACGCGAAACTCTGGTCGCAATGACCCGCAATCTGGTCGCCCACGGCGCTGCCGATACAATGGAATATGCCGACGACGTCGTGCGCGTTCCGGCCAGCGCCTATACCGACCAGGCCCTGTTCGAGCTGGAAAAGAAGCAGATCTTCCGCCGCCTGCCGCTGTTGGTCGCGCCCTCGTGCGAGCTTCCCAATCCCGGCGACTTCAAGGCAATGGACATCTGCGGCGTGCCGCTGCTGCTATCGCGTCAGAAGGACGGCAGCATGGGCGCCTTCCTAAACATGTGCACCCACCGCGGCAATCCGCTCGCGGCGGGCTGCGGCAATGCCAGCCGCTTCACCTGCGGCTATCACGGCTGGACCTTCAAGGCGACCGGCGACCTGATCGGGGTGGCCGATGCGAAGGATTTCGGATCGATCGACAAGAGCCAGCATTGCCTGACCAAATTCCCGGTCTACGAAAATGCCGGGCTGATCTGGGTGACGCTCGACCCGCAGTCGAGGCTGTCGATCCCCGATTACCTGTGCGGCTATGACGATCTGCTCAAGGCGTTCGAGTTCGAAGGGTGGACCCTGTTTGCACAGCGCACGCTGCCGGGGCCGAACTGGAAGACGGCGTACGACGGCTATCTCGATTTCTACCACCTGCCGGTGCTCCACAAGGACACTTTTGGCGCGGACTTCTATAATCGGGCGAACTACTTTGCTTTCGGCCCGCACCAGCGCCTGTCCACCCCTTCGCAATTCGCGATCAAGGTGCAGGGCGATGATGACGGGCAGATGGACCTCGCCAAGATGAGCGATGACGAACTGCCGCAGGAAGTGCTGGTGCAGGGCGTGTGGACGATCTTCCCGCACATCTCGATCGCCAGCTTCTACGGCGGCGGGCAACGCGGGGCGATGATCAGCCAGCTATTCCCCGGCGCGGCGGTGGGCGAGAGCTACACGACCCAGTTCTACGTCATGGAAAACCAGCCCGAGACGCCGGAGCAGGTCCAGGCCGCGCACGACCAGTTCAACTTCCTGGAAATCGTGGTGCGCGACGAGGATTACGCCACGGGCAAGCGCCAGCAGCAGGCGCTGGCTTCGGGCTTGATGAAAGAGGTCTTGTTCGGCCGAAACGAAAAGGGCGGACAGGTCTTCCACGGCTGGGTGGAGCGACTGGTCGCGGCCAGCGACGATGATCTGGTCGACATCTTCGCAGCCGAGCACCGCCAGGCAGCTGAATAG
- a CDS encoding aromatic ring-hydroxylating oxygenase subunit alpha, with the protein MMEPSEVERLKALMEWEGKRTAPPEGFPRLPDMPAGRYTSAEYFALEQSHVFRKSWLFAGHLDEIPEPGCYMRWHNAGDPIVIVHGMDGVVRAFHNTCRHRGAPVVTEDRGKSSRLMCGYHNWTYKTDGSLVGVPERRDFPADFDMSCRGLLPVRCELFGKIIYVNFDMEAMPLIDWLGPLAREWEEFAFDRIRLAARHSFDLQCNWKVAMEANMEVYHVPFIHPNTVAPLVDPARNLNTMYPNGHARMLAPPPRTTDREHVRAIDSPAGWQQIETVGELGRTCTQSYTLFPNWVSPLSNYFVPPLVFWPTSLGTTRLELVTMALDWGDAPAPDLWTVPDASQPNGRQMSPIILEDTQFGEAIQQSMQGSAFRSVPLSYQEARIYSFHQSLDRMIGLDNVPADLRVEQVIGPEWVWPNDPRDSQMQREAAQAREAAE; encoded by the coding sequence ATGATGGAGCCAAGCGAGGTCGAGCGGCTCAAGGCGCTGATGGAGTGGGAAGGTAAGCGCACCGCGCCGCCTGAAGGCTTCCCGCGCCTGCCTGACATGCCCGCCGGGCGCTACACCTCGGCGGAATACTTCGCGCTGGAACAGAGCCATGTGTTCCGCAAGTCGTGGCTGTTCGCAGGACACCTCGACGAAATTCCCGAGCCCGGCTGCTACATGCGCTGGCACAATGCTGGCGATCCGATCGTGATCGTGCACGGCATGGACGGCGTGGTGCGCGCCTTCCACAACACCTGCCGCCACCGCGGCGCGCCGGTCGTCACCGAGGATCGCGGCAAGTCGTCACGCCTGATGTGCGGCTACCACAACTGGACCTACAAGACTGACGGGAGCCTGGTGGGCGTGCCCGAGCGGCGCGACTTTCCGGCCGATTTCGACATGAGCTGCCGGGGCCTGCTTCCCGTCAGGTGCGAGTTGTTCGGCAAGATCATCTATGTCAACTTCGACATGGAGGCGATGCCGCTGATCGACTGGCTCGGCCCGCTGGCGCGCGAGTGGGAGGAGTTCGCTTTCGACCGCATCAGGCTCGCCGCGCGGCACTCCTTCGATCTCCAGTGCAACTGGAAGGTCGCGATGGAGGCCAACATGGAGGTCTACCATGTGCCCTTCATCCACCCCAACACGGTCGCCCCGCTGGTCGATCCGGCGCGCAATCTCAACACCATGTACCCGAATGGCCACGCGCGGATGCTCGCCCCGCCGCCGCGCACGACCGACCGCGAGCATGTGCGCGCCATCGATAGCCCGGCTGGCTGGCAGCAGATCGAGACGGTGGGCGAGCTCGGCAGGACTTGCACGCAGAGCTACACGCTGTTCCCCAACTGGGTCTCGCCGCTCAGCAACTACTTCGTCCCGCCGCTGGTGTTCTGGCCGACATCGCTCGGAACCACACGGCTCGAACTGGTGACAATGGCGCTCGACTGGGGCGATGCGCCCGCGCCCGACCTTTGGACGGTGCCAGACGCCAGCCAGCCGAACGGGCGGCAGATGAGCCCGATCATCCTTGAAGACACCCAGTTCGGCGAGGCGATCCAGCAGTCGATGCAGGGATCGGCCTTCCGGTCGGTGCCGCTGTCCTATCAGGAGGCGCGGATCTATTCGTTCCACCAGAGCCTCGACCGGATGATCGGGCTGGACAATGTGCCGGCCGATCTCAGGGTCGAACAGGTGATCGGGCCGGAGTGGGTGTGGCCCAATGATCCGCGTGACAGCCAGATGCAGCGCGAGGCAGCGCAGGCGCGCGAGGCAGCCGAATGA
- a CDS encoding nuclear transport factor 2 family protein has translation MSELRAANIAVATRFYEALAAGDFDALAALHSDDIIFNLVGTTPVSGRWEGKAVCFGPIVADGVIGKLVAETIRFSREWRIMCADEDRVVGLMRGGGMATNGHEYLQTYCQIMTIRDGLIVELHEFFDTALVELALNDNPTSKGPSVPARPFAF, from the coding sequence ATGAGCGAGCTTCGTGCGGCCAATATCGCGGTCGCCACGCGGTTCTACGAGGCACTGGCGGCGGGCGATTTCGATGCGCTCGCCGCCCTGCATTCGGACGATATCATCTTCAATCTGGTCGGCACCACCCCGGTCTCGGGCCGGTGGGAAGGCAAAGCGGTGTGCTTCGGCCCGATCGTGGCGGACGGCGTGATCGGCAAGCTGGTGGCCGAAACCATCCGCTTCTCGCGCGAATGGCGGATCATGTGCGCGGACGAGGATCGCGTTGTCGGGCTGATGCGTGGCGGCGGGATGGCCACCAACGGCCACGAATATCTCCAGACCTACTGCCAGATCATGACGATCCGGGACGGCCTGATCGTGGAGCTGCACGAATTCTTCGACACCGCGCTGGTCGAACTGGCGCTCAACGACAACCCGACATCAAAAGGGCCGAGCGTTCCGGCCCGGCCCTTCGCGTTTTGA
- a CDS encoding SDR family NAD(P)-dependent oxidoreductase: MAGRVAGKVALVTGGAMGLGKADCEVLAREGATVIVTDRDAELAHHVAASIGGDAMALDVTNEDQWAEVIRAVKERHGGLDILVNNAGNVIFESIEDCSTAHFRLHLDIHVMGTFFGCKHALPLMKNRDKVVGGGGSSIINMASTAALMGYGNIPAYAASKAAIAGMTRSLAVDFQDKGYGVRVNALAPGGIETPMVMGISGRGGTTPMDIPEGPLASDALGHPKDVAGCVLFLASDEARFLNGLTIPVDNGLYARPHH; encoded by the coding sequence ATGGCAGGACGGGTAGCGGGCAAGGTTGCGCTCGTGACAGGCGGGGCAATGGGGCTGGGCAAGGCCGATTGCGAGGTGCTGGCACGCGAAGGGGCCACAGTGATCGTCACCGACCGCGATGCCGAACTCGCTCACCATGTCGCAGCCAGCATCGGCGGCGATGCCATGGCGCTCGATGTGACCAACGAGGACCAGTGGGCCGAGGTGATCCGCGCCGTGAAGGAACGCCACGGCGGGCTCGATATTCTCGTCAACAATGCCGGCAACGTCATCTTCGAGAGCATCGAGGATTGCTCCACCGCACATTTCCGCCTGCATCTGGATATCCACGTGATGGGCACCTTCTTCGGCTGCAAGCACGCGCTGCCGCTGATGAAGAACCGCGACAAAGTGGTCGGCGGGGGCGGATCGTCGATCATCAACATGGCCTCGACCGCGGCGCTGATGGGCTATGGCAACATCCCGGCCTATGCCGCGTCGAAGGCGGCGATTGCGGGGATGACCCGCAGCCTTGCCGTCGATTTCCAGGACAAGGGTTACGGGGTCCGCGTCAACGCGCTCGCACCTGGCGGGATCGAGACACCGATGGTGATGGGCATTTCCGGACGCGGCGGCACCACGCCGATGGACATTCCCGAAGGCCCGCTGGCGTCCGATGCGCTCGGCCACCCCAAGGATGTGGCGGGCTGCGTGCTGTTCCTCGCCTCGGACGAAGCGCGGTTTCTCAATGGCCTGACGATCCCGGTGGACAATGGCCTCTACGCCAGACCGCACCACTGA
- a CDS encoding TonB-dependent receptor codes for MTTLRARVASGAYAGGLRRALLCGAALSGIAAIPSAAFAQDAAAEADEVDDTQVIVVQARRQNETLQEVPVTVTAIGGETLQRYSIDQVADFTSRVPTLNVQVGGSGSGGQLSLRGVGSSNISAAFDSAVAFEYDGVVVSTMRMVQAGFFDVEQVDVLRGPQSLFFGKSATAGVLSLRSANPTSTWEVGMRGSYEFEEKGYLLSGYISGPISDTLGIRLAAQFNDIDEFQLLQPGTPAVNQERGLTDFIGRLTLDWNPSDRFRANLKFQYTKNENDGAIGTAEINCGANGRADSIFLLQGGLQIPAGYDCNTSDQRYFLMDAAPQLAPGVPGNSPAAGRNGVPFGETEIWFSRLQFELDLSDSLSLTSVSGILNMDAIDFDCYSYGGRFPGPNGTFIPGGAGCSDPINKLEQYSQELRLASDFDGPINFMLGAFYEDRTFTFDTAQQGVNISFAGADPTLRISPRSPRNPGGTAVGTGFTYDWDKTHLTKTEALSFFGSVMIDLTEKLELSGGLRWTDESKIQTISVPYVHNLLAYVPDAANPGTFLPSPAFLQSGFFSGPIEFNDDNFSPEATLRYKATDDINVFASFKTGFKSGGIDNSALPSNSLSAAAASGNFSSLIFQSEEAIGGEIGIKSQWADRTFTLNATAYQYVFKDLQVQNFNASTVQFITSNAGELTTKGVDLEANWRTPVDGLRLSANLSYLDAQYTAPFLQPGGAGGTVDLNGRRGSQAPEWAGNIAVDWTVPLSDSLELFLSGNAAYNDGYITDEAALNDYVQPSFWTLDTNIAIGHPDGNWKLSLIAQNLTDEIFTITTGGRPFLPPGGDDFVMTQNRGRQVFAEVSFRF; via the coding sequence ATGACTACACTTCGTGCCCGAGTTGCATCTGGCGCATACGCTGGCGGGCTGCGGCGCGCCTTGCTGTGCGGCGCCGCACTGAGCGGCATTGCCGCTATCCCGAGCGCCGCTTTCGCACAGGACGCGGCAGCCGAAGCGGACGAGGTTGACGACACCCAGGTGATCGTCGTGCAGGCCCGCCGCCAGAATGAAACCCTTCAGGAAGTGCCGGTCACGGTCACCGCGATCGGCGGCGAGACCCTTCAGCGGTACAGCATCGACCAGGTGGCCGATTTCACCAGCCGCGTGCCGACCCTCAACGTGCAGGTCGGCGGTTCGGGTTCGGGCGGCCAGCTTTCGCTTCGCGGTGTCGGCTCGTCGAACATCTCGGCAGCCTTCGATTCCGCCGTGGCCTTCGAATATGACGGTGTCGTCGTCTCGACCATGCGCATGGTGCAGGCCGGCTTCTTCGATGTCGAGCAGGTCGACGTGCTGCGCGGCCCGCAATCGCTGTTCTTCGGCAAGTCGGCAACCGCCGGCGTGCTCTCGCTGCGGTCGGCCAACCCCACCTCCACCTGGGAAGTCGGGATGCGGGGCAGCTACGAATTCGAAGAGAAGGGCTACCTCCTCAGCGGCTACATTTCCGGTCCGATCAGCGACACGCTGGGCATCCGCCTTGCCGCGCAGTTCAACGACATCGACGAATTCCAGCTGCTTCAGCCGGGCACCCCGGCGGTCAATCAGGAACGCGGGCTGACCGATTTCATCGGCCGCCTGACCCTCGACTGGAACCCGTCCGACCGGTTCCGCGCCAACCTCAAGTTCCAGTACACCAAGAACGAGAACGACGGCGCCATCGGCACGGCTGAAATCAACTGCGGCGCCAATGGCCGGGCGGACTCGATCTTCCTGCTTCAGGGCGGTTTGCAGATCCCAGCGGGTTACGATTGCAACACCAGCGACCAGCGCTACTTCCTGATGGATGCCGCGCCGCAGCTGGCACCGGGCGTGCCGGGCAATTCGCCCGCCGCGGGCCGCAATGGCGTGCCCTTCGGCGAGACCGAAATCTGGTTCAGCCGTCTGCAGTTCGAACTCGACCTGTCAGACTCGCTGTCCCTGACCTCGGTTTCGGGCATCCTCAACATGGATGCGATCGACTTCGACTGCTATTCCTACGGCGGTCGCTTCCCCGGCCCGAACGGCACCTTCATCCCCGGCGGTGCGGGCTGTTCGGACCCGATCAACAAGCTGGAACAGTACAGCCAGGAACTGCGCCTTGCTTCGGACTTCGACGGGCCGATCAACTTCATGCTCGGCGCGTTCTACGAAGACCGCACCTTCACCTTCGACACCGCGCAGCAGGGGGTGAACATCTCCTTCGCCGGTGCCGATCCGACCTTGCGGATTTCGCCCAGATCGCCCCGCAATCCGGGTGGAACCGCCGTGGGCACCGGATTTACCTACGACTGGGACAAGACCCACCTCACCAAGACCGAGGCGCTTTCGTTCTTCGGCAGCGTGATGATCGATCTGACCGAAAAGCTGGAACTGTCGGGCGGTCTCCGCTGGACTGATGAAAGCAAGATCCAGACGATCTCGGTGCCCTACGTCCACAACCTGCTCGCCTACGTTCCTGACGCGGCCAATCCCGGCACGTTCTTGCCGAGCCCCGCGTTCCTGCAGAGCGGGTTCTTCTCGGGCCCGATCGAGTTCAACGACGACAACTTCTCGCCCGAAGCGACCCTGCGGTACAAGGCGACCGACGACATCAACGTCTTCGCTTCGTTCAAGACCGGCTTCAAGTCGGGCGGGATCGACAACTCGGCACTGCCTTCCAACAGCCTCAGCGCGGCTGCGGCGAGCGGCAACTTCAGCTCGCTGATCTTCCAGTCGGAAGAGGCGATCGGCGGTGAAATCGGGATCAAGTCGCAGTGGGCTGATCGCACCTTCACTCTGAACGCGACCGCCTACCAGTATGTGTTCAAGGATCTGCAAGTGCAGAACTTCAACGCCTCGACTGTGCAGTTCATCACCAGCAACGCTGGCGAGCTGACCACCAAGGGCGTCGATCTTGAAGCCAACTGGCGCACTCCGGTGGACGGCCTGCGCCTGAGCGCCAACCTGTCCTACCTCGATGCCCAATACACCGCGCCCTTCCTGCAGCCCGGCGGTGCGGGCGGCACCGTCGACCTCAATGGTCGCCGCGGCAGCCAGGCCCCCGAATGGGCAGGCAACATCGCCGTCGACTGGACCGTTCCGCTCAGCGACAGCCTCGAATTGTTCCTGTCGGGCAACGCGGCCTACAATGATGGCTACATCACCGACGAAGCTGCACTGAACGACTATGTCCAGCCGAGCTTCTGGACGCTGGATACCAACATCGCCATCGGTCACCCGGATGGTAACTGGAAGCTGTCGCTGATCGCGCAGAACCTCACCGACGAGATCTTCACCATCACCACCGGCGGGCGTCCGTTCCTGCCCCCGGGTGGCGACGATTTCGTGATGACCCAGAACCGCGGGCGTCAGGTGTTTGCGGAAGTCAGCTTCCGCTTCTGA
- a CDS encoding MFS transporter: MASTPDRTTDGVTDKPGAYRWYVLGLLTLTSAFSVADRLVFGILVQDIKAEFQLSDFELGLLGGLAFSLVYVLAGFPAARLADRSTRKNIVASAIAFWSLMTAACGLATGFWTLFLARTGVGVGEGCSGPSSQSVVADYFSRAELAKAMGYLTIGASMGTAGGLIIGGQLAEMFNWRWAFVLMGLPGLLLGGVIYLTVREPVRGRYAPAGTDMAQLPLGQTIRSLLTNRVFMGLALGWAVQIMIGYGLAFWMAAVMLRQFPISTGDVGLYLGFTFFLGGIPGPILGGYLTHWLTLRDERWRAWLPGMVSLGCVAPLALSLTSSGFFAFLGWFGLAYAIYVASQAGILSGIQAAVEPASRGFAVAIALFFNNLIGQTLGLGVIGAVSDQLGPTQGDSALAVAVFGVCLAAGIASLAIFVWTAAQMGPSGYLEKMRGG; encoded by the coding sequence ATGGCCTCTACGCCAGACCGCACCACTGACGGCGTAACCGACAAGCCGGGCGCATACCGCTGGTACGTGCTTGGACTGCTGACGCTGACGAGCGCGTTCAGCGTCGCTGACCGGCTGGTGTTCGGCATTCTGGTGCAGGACATCAAGGCCGAGTTCCAGCTTTCGGACTTCGAGCTTGGCTTGCTGGGCGGGCTGGCGTTCAGCCTTGTCTATGTGCTCGCGGGCTTCCCCGCGGCGCGGCTCGCCGACCGGTCGACCCGCAAGAATATCGTGGCCAGCGCAATCGCCTTCTGGAGCCTGATGACCGCCGCCTGCGGGTTGGCGACGGGGTTCTGGACGCTGTTCCTCGCCCGCACCGGCGTTGGCGTGGGCGAAGGCTGTTCCGGCCCCTCGTCCCAAAGCGTCGTTGCCGATTACTTCTCCCGCGCCGAACTCGCCAAGGCGATGGGCTATCTCACCATCGGGGCGAGCATGGGGACAGCGGGCGGGCTGATCATCGGCGGACAGCTGGCCGAAATGTTCAACTGGCGCTGGGCGTTTGTGCTGATGGGCCTGCCGGGGCTGCTGTTGGGCGGAGTGATCTATCTCACCGTGCGAGAGCCTGTGCGCGGGCGCTATGCGCCTGCGGGGACCGACATGGCGCAGCTGCCATTGGGGCAGACGATCCGCAGCCTGCTGACCAACCGCGTGTTCATGGGTCTGGCGCTGGGCTGGGCGGTGCAGATCATGATCGGTTATGGCCTCGCCTTCTGGATGGCGGCGGTGATGCTGCGCCAGTTCCCGATCTCGACCGGCGATGTCGGGCTGTATCTCGGCTTCACCTTCTTTCTGGGCGGAATACCGGGGCCGATCCTTGGCGGCTATCTTACCCATTGGCTGACGCTGCGTGACGAACGCTGGCGGGCGTGGTTGCCGGGTATGGTGAGCCTAGGCTGCGTGGCACCGCTGGCACTCAGTCTGACATCAAGCGGGTTCTTCGCCTTCCTCGGCTGGTTCGGCCTCGCCTATGCGATTTATGTCGCCAGCCAGGCGGGCATCCTGTCGGGAATTCAGGCGGCGGTCGAACCGGCGAGCCGTGGCTTTGCGGTGGCGATCGCGCTGTTCTTCAACAACCTGATCGGCCAGACGCTCGGCCTCGGGGTGATCGGTGCGGTGAGCGACCAGCTCGGCCCGACACAGGGCGACAGCGCGCTGGCAGTGGCGGTGTTCGGCGTGTGCCTTGCCGCAGGGATCGCCAGCCTCGCGATCTTCGTCTGGACCGCGGCGCAGATGGGGCCGAGCGGGTATCTGGAGAAGATGCGGGGCGGCTAG